A window from archaeon BMS3Bbin15 encodes these proteins:
- a CDS encoding transposase DDE domain protein, which produces MEPPLIIDQNDSKWKLLSKVLNIFDTRSVKLVMARSGLKPLKQAGVYTKIVLIAMYFSLDISYVVRELNSREELRNFAGIVEVPRTATLYSFLSKFTAEQFVDMVLKVLNIICQNHNRDNTVIVDCTDISLDINWFRRRIRKSDLEDREFKWGYSPSKGYYIGMKLVLAISYPSLKPISFLIYEGSPGDAKIFDYIVKELIRRRALRKGNTLVLDKGFYSYRHYVEGIARFKIVPLIFPRKNFNLNRALGMLSYPLEVFNGKPAYVKEKKHFYNSLVLEFREKICRWKDFRPIRSIIEDIFKLAKNSFVFSRLHRYTMRSVEKTCALCVLLTGVVISLGINSKKDLQRLAER; this is translated from the coding sequence ATGGAACCACCATTGATCATAGACCAAAATGATTCCAAATGGAAGTTGTTGTCTAAAGTTCTTAATATTTTCGATACTCGAAGTGTAAAGCTTGTAATGGCAAGGAGTGGTCTGAAGCCATTAAAACAGGCAGGGGTTTATACAAAAATTGTCCTCATTGCCATGTATTTCTCTCTGGATATCTCCTATGTTGTCCGGGAGTTAAATAGCAGAGAAGAACTACGTAATTTTGCGGGTATCGTAGAGGTTCCCAGGACTGCTACCCTCTACAGTTTTCTCAGCAAGTTCACTGCTGAGCAGTTTGTTGATATGGTTTTGAAGGTGCTCAACATCATTTGCCAGAATCACAACAGGGATAACACAGTCATCGTTGATTGTACTGATATCAGCCTTGATATCAACTGGTTCCGCCGAAGAATTAGGAAGTCTGATTTAGAAGATAGAGAGTTCAAGTGGGGTTATTCTCCGAGCAAGGGTTATTATATCGGTATGAAGCTTGTGCTGGCGATAAGTTATCCTTCACTCAAACCTATAAGTTTTCTGATTTATGAGGGCTCGCCAGGAGATGCGAAGATTTTTGACTATATTGTAAAGGAGTTGATTCGAAGACGAGCCCTCCGCAAAGGCAATACTCTCGTCCTGGACAAAGGCTTCTACAGTTATCGCCACTATGTTGAAGGTATAGCAAGATTCAAGATTGTTCCGCTGATATTCCCAAGGAAGAATTTCAATCTGAATAGAGCTCTGGGAATGCTCAGTTATCCCCTGGAAGTCTTCAACGGAAAGCCAGCTTATGTGAAAGAGAAAAAGCATTTTTATAACTCTCTGGTGCTGGAGTTCAGGGAGAAGATATGCAGATGGAAGGATTTCAGACCTATACGGTCAATCATCGAGGACATCTTTAAGTTAGCGAAGAATTCTTTCGTCTTTTCCAGATTACACCGCTATACAATGCGTTCTGTAGAGAAGACATGTGCTCTTTGTGTACTTTTAACCGGCGTGGTCATTTCACTGGGAATCAATTCAAAAAAAGACCTGCAGAGACTTGCTGAACGGTGA
- the tam gene encoding trans-aconitate 2-methyltransferase → MLKNMRFEWDSSKYISSSGLQTAMGKKLINTLPIRNNEDILDIGCGTGNLTIKMAGIVNNGYVTGIDSSPLMIKKAKEMAESIGVINIQFLVMDAGDINFSRQFDIVFSNSAIHWVKESEKLLKSIRVALKQRGHIGLQFPLLNSSHPLIAIASEVIKSLKLEDYYNSWDFPWFVPALEEYKALLRNLGFKDINIQQIENSFKFKSAAAAFDFFESVGFVLFLEPLPSERKILFREEFMKTLKELASNNGLEFTFQRLFAFANADDRSIEK, encoded by the coding sequence ATGTTGAAAAATATGAGATTTGAGTGGGACAGTTCAAAATATATCTCTTCATCTGGCTTGCAGACAGCAATGGGCAAGAAGTTGATTAATACTCTGCCTATTAGAAATAATGAGGATATTCTGGATATTGGCTGTGGTACTGGTAATTTAACCATAAAAATGGCAGGGATTGTCAATAATGGATATGTTACTGGAATTGATTCTTCACCTTTGATGATAAAAAAAGCAAAGGAGATGGCAGAGTCGATTGGAGTGATAAATATTCAATTTCTGGTCATGGATGCAGGTGACATAAACTTTAGCAGACAATTTGATATTGTCTTTTCCAATTCTGCGATTCACTGGGTCAAAGAAAGTGAGAAACTGCTGAAATCCATCAGGGTTGCTCTTAAGCAACGAGGGCATATTGGTTTGCAATTCCCTCTTCTGAACTCTTCTCATCCGCTTATAGCGATAGCGTCTGAAGTTATAAAATCGCTGAAGCTGGAAGATTATTATAATTCATGGGATTTCCCCTGGTTTGTACCTGCTTTAGAAGAATATAAAGCCCTGCTTCGTAATCTAGGTTTCAAAGATATAAATATACAACAGATTGAGAACTCCTTTAAGTTCAAGTCTGCTGCGGCTGCTTTCGATTTTTTTGAGTCTGTAGGTTTTGTTCTTTTTTTAGAACCCCTGCCGTCTGAAAGGAAGATTCTGTTCAGAGAAGAATTTATGAAAACGCTAAAAGAGCTGGCGTCTAACAATGGTTTAGAGTTCACCTTCCAGAGATTGTTTGCCTTTGCTAATGCTGATGATAGGTCTATAGAAAAATAA